The DNA region ACCCGGGCGGCGTCGATCGAGTGGAGGAAGCGCTCCAGCTGGAGGTGGTACAGCCCGCGGGCGAATGCGTCGGAGTACAAGAACAGTGGGTCGGGCGGAACGGGCTTGGAGCGCTCGTGGGCCAGGCCCGACCAGAACCGCTCCACGGGATCGCGCACGAGGACGAGGAAGCGGGCGTCGGGAGCCGTCTGGGCGAGGAGCGGCGCCACCCAGAAGTCGTGGAGGTAGCGCGGCGTCCACTCCCCCACCAACCGTCCCGCCGGCCGTGGGAAGTACCGGTGGTACTCCGAGGCGATGGTCGCCGTCGCTCCGCTCTCGCAGAGGCGGTCGAAGAAGTGGGCCTCCTTGGGGCTGCCGGGTGCTCTGGCCACGCCCGGGTGGGTGCTCATCATGTCGAACCACCACGACGTGCCGCACCGCTGCGAGCCCACGCCCACGAAGTCGGGCGGCCCCGTGGTCCATCCGGGCGGGCAGGGGGGCGGAGCGATCTCCCGAGGCGGCGCCGGCGCCGGGCGGGCGGGGTGCACGAGCCGGGCGGCGGCGGAGCGGAGCGAGGTGCGGCTAGCCACGCGGTGTCGAACCCATGACCGCCGAAGATCCCACCGACGCGGCGGCCCGCTGTGTGGCCTCGAGATAGGCGTGGCCGTAGCGGAGGTCGGGCTCGAGGTGGTTGCCCTCGGCCCACTCGTTCCACGCGTTGACGAACACGGGCGCGCCGGGTGAGCCGGCGGCCGCCCGGGCGAGGATCTCGCGGAGCCACCGCTCGTACAGCTCCGGCGTCGAGCCGCGGATGGCCAGGCCTCCCGCTCCCCGGCGCGGCGTGTTGTCCCACGCGGGAGCCACGCAGGGGAACCGGCGGTAGCCCGGTGCCGGCTTGGCCAGGTTGCGCTCCACCAGCTCGGCGTACTCGTGGACGCGCAGCGCCCCCGGCGGCTGGCGCCGCAGGCGCCGGAGCGCTTCGGAGACCAGGCGGGGGCCTCGCTGGGCCGGGCCCATGTTGAGCCAGTCGGGCTGGAACTCCACCGCCGCGTCGAAGCCGAGCGGCATCGGGTCGCCACGGTCCTCGGCGTGGCCTTCGACCCGGCACAGGAACAGCTCACCGACGCCGAGGCGGGCCGCCTCCTCCCGCCA from Acidimicrobiales bacterium includes:
- a CDS encoding sulfotransferase; protein product: MASRTSLRSAAARLVHPARPAPAPPREIAPPPCPPGWTTGPPDFVGVGSQRCGTSWWFDMMSTHPGVARAPGSPKEAHFFDRLCESGATATIASEYHRYFPRPAGRLVGEWTPRYLHDFWVAPLLAQTAPDARFLVLVRDPVERFWSGLAHERSKPVPPDPLFLYSDAFARGLYHLQLERFLHSIDAARVLVLQYERCAADPEQELRRTFDFLRLDPPEALPAFARRVNESPPGAGELPARLRRDLAEAYADDTRRLAHLVPAIDTGLWLNMKGLV